ttttgatgatggccattctgactggtgtgagatgatatctcattgtagttttgatttgcatttctctaatgattaatgatgttgagcattctttcatgtgtttgttggcagtctgtatatcttctttggagaaatgtctatttaggtcctctgcccatttttggattgggttgtttgtttttttgttattgagcttcatgagctgcttataaattttggagattaatcctttgtcagttgcttcatctgcaaatattttctcccattctgagggttgtcttttggtcttgtgtatggtttcctttgctgtgcaaaagctttgaagtttcattaggtcccatttgtttatttttgtttttatttccgttactctaggaggtgggtcaaaaaggatcttgctgtgatttatgtcatagagtgttctgcctatgttttcctctaagagtttgatagtttctggccttacatttaggtctttaatccattttgagcttatttttgtgtatggtgttagggagtgttctaatcttatacttttacaggcacctgtccaattttcccagcaccacttattgaagaggctgtcctttctccactgtacattcctgcctcctttatcaaaggtaaggtgaccatatgagcatgggtttatctctgggccttctatcctgttccattgatctatctttctgtttttgtgccagtaccatactgtcttgattaatgtagctttgtagtgtagtctgaagtcagggagcctgattcctccagctccgtttttcattctcaagattgctttggctattcggggtcttttgtgtttccatacaaattgtgaaattttttgttctagttctgtgaaaaatgccagtggtagtttgatagggattgcattgaatctgtagattgctttgggtagtagagtcattttcacaatgttgattcttccaatccaagaacatggtatatctctccatctatttgtatcatctttaatttctttcatcagtgtcttatacttttctgcatacaggtcttttgtctcctttggtaggtttattcctaggtattttattctttttgttgcagtggtaaatgggggtgttttcttgatttcactttcaggtttttcatcattagtgtataggaatgccagagatttctgtgcattaattttgtatcctgccactttaccaaattcattgattagttctagtagttttctggtagcatctttaggattctctatgtatagtatcatgtcatctgcaaacagtgacagctttacttcttcttttccgatttggattccttttagttacttttcttctctgattgctgttgctaaaacttccaaaactatgttgaataaaagtggtgagagtaggcaaccttgtcttgttcctgatcttagtggaaatcctttctgtttttcaccattgaggacgatgttggctgtgggtttgtcatatatttcctttattatgttgaggaaagttccctctatgcctactttctgcagggtttttgtcataaatgggtgttggattttgttgaaagctttctctgcatctattgagatgatcatatggtttttctcctgcaatttgttaatatggtttaccacattgtttgatttgcgtatactgtaGAATCTTTGCAtactggaataaaccccacttgatcatggtttatggtccttttaatgtgctgttggattctgtttgctagtattttgttgaggatttttgtatctatgttcatcagtgatattggcctgtagttttctttctttgtgacatccttgtctggttttggtatcaaggtgatggtggcctcgtagaatgagtttgggagtgttcctccctctgctatattttggaagagtttgagaaggataggtgttagctcttctctaaatgtttggtagaaatcacctgtgaagccatctcgtcctgggcttttatttgttggaagatttttaatcacagtttcaatttcagtgcttgtgattggtcttttcatattttctatttcttcctgattcagtcttggcaggctgtgcatttctaagaatttgtccatttcttccaggttgtccattttattggcatagagctgcttgtagtaatctctgatgatcttttgtatttctgcagtgtcagttgttacttctcctttttcatttctaattctattgatttgagtcttctcccttttttacttggtgagtctggctagtggtttatcaattttgtttatcttctcaaagaaccagcttttagttttattgatctttgctatcgtttccttcatttctttttcatttatttctgatctgatttttatgatttctttccttctgctaactttgggttttttttgtcttctttctctaattgctttaggtgcaaggttaggttgcttattcgagatgtttcctgtttcttaaggtggattggattgctataaacttccctcttagaactgctttttctgcatctcataggtttcgggtcatcatgtctccattgtcatttgtttccaggtattttttttatttcctctttcatatcttcagtgatcacttcgttattaagtagtgtattgtttagcctccatgtgtttgtattttttacagatcttttcctgtaattgatatctagtctcatagcgttgtggtcggaaaagatacttgatacaatttcagttttcttaaatttaccaaggcttgatttgtgacccatgatatgatctattctggagaatgttccatgagcacttgagaaaaatgtttattctcttgtttttggatggaatgtcctataaatagcaattaagtccatcttgtttaatgtatcatttaaagcttgtgtttccttatttattttcattttggatgatctatccattggtgaaagtggggtgttaaagtcccctactatgaatgtgttactgtcgatttccccttttatggctgttagtatttgccttatgtattgaggtgctcctatgttgggtgcataaatatttacaatttttatatcttcttcttggatcgatcccttgatcattatgtagtgtccttctttgtctcttctaatagtctttattttaaagtctattttgtctgatatgagaattgctactccagctttcttttggtttcctttgcatggaatatctttttccatccccttactttcagtctgtgtgtgtctgtaggtctgaggtgggtctcttgtagacagcatatatatgtgtcttgtttttgtatccattcagccaatctgtgtcttttggtgggagcatttagtccatttacgtttaaggtaattatcgatatctgtgttcctattcccattttcttaattgttttgagttcgttattgtaggtcttttccttctcttgtgtttcttgcctagagaagtacctgtagcatttgttgtgaagctggtttggtggtgctgaactctctcagcttttgcttgtctgtaaaggttttaatttctccatcaaatctgaatgagatccttgctgggtagagtaatcttggttgcaggtttttctccttcatcactttaaatatgtcctgccagtcccttctggcttgcagagtttctcctgaaagatcagctgttaaccttatggggattcccttgtatgttatttgttgtttttcccttgctacttttaatatgttttctttgtatttaatttttgacagtttgattaatatgtgtcttggcgcatttctccttgtatttatcctgtatgggactctctgtgcttcctggacttgattaactatttcctttcccatattagggaagttttcaactgtaatctcttcaaatattttctcagtccctttctttttctcttcctcttctggaagaagtttaatgttgtcccagaggtctctgagactgtcctcagttcttttcattcttttttctttattctgctctgcagtagttatttcaactattttatcttccaggtcacttatccgtttttctgcctcagttattctgctattgatcccatctagagtatttttaatttcatttattgtgttgttcattgttgtttatttcatctttagttcttctacgtccttgttaaacatttcttgcattttgtcttttctatttcccagattttggatcatctttactatcattattctgaattctttttcaggtagactgcctatttcctcttcatttgttaggtgtggtgggtttttatcttgctctttcatctgctgtgtgtttttctgtcttctcattttgcttatcttactgtgtttggggtctcttctttgcaggctgtaggttcgtagttcccgctcagctttgtatttggccccgccCCTGCGTGTAGGTCGACGGAGGCCACcttttcttcactcagacaggacggtgtTAAgcgagcagctgcttcggggactctggctcaatcaggccgggggagggagggccaCGGAGTGCGGGCgagcctgcagctgcagaggccagcgtgacgttgcaccagcctgaggcgctccGTGCGTTCTcccaaggaagttgtccctggatcccgggaccctggcagcggtgggctgcacaggctccctggaagggaggtgtggataatgacctgtgctcgcacacaggcttcttggtggcggcagcaacagtcttagcgtctcatgcccatctctgtggtccgtgcttttagccgcggctcgcgcccgtctctggagctcctttaagcagagctcttaatcccctctcctctcgcaccaggaaacaaagagggaagaaaaagtctcttgcctcctcggcagctccagacttttccccggactccctctcggctagccgtggtgcactaatcccctgcaggctgtgttcatgccgccaaccccagtcctctccctgtgctccgacagaagcccgagcctcagctcccagccccgcccacccccggcaggtgaacagacaagcctctcgggctggtgagtgctggtccgcaccggtcctctgtgcgggaatctctctgctttgccctccgcacccctgttgctgtgctctcctccgcggctctgaagctttccctcttcgccacccgcagtctctgcccgcgaaggggcttcctagtgtctggaaacctttcctccttcacagctccctccccgaggtgcaggtcccatctctattattttgtctgttttttcttttttcttttgccctacccaggtacttggggagtttcttgccttttgggaggtctgaggtcttctgccagcgttcagcaggtgtcctgtagttgttccacgtgtagatgtatttctggtgtatctgtggggaggaaggtgatctctgcatcttactcttccgccatcttcccctcgtccctcTGTAAGGTTTGATTGAGTGCTTTGGGTTTCTACCCTCTGTTTTGCAGTTTCCCTGTAAGACCTTCTGTGGTCAGTGACTCAGCCTTGCTAATAGCTCCCAGATCTacatctctgcctctctctggagTCCCCAGCATGGAATGTAGACGCTCAGCCTCTCTGGCGTTCCCAGCACGGCGTGTAGACGCTCAGTCTCTCTGGAGTCCCCAGCATGGCGTGTAGACACTCGACTTCTCTGGAGTCCCCAGTACGGCGTGTAGACACTCAGCCTCTCTGGAGTCCCCAGCACGGCATGCAGACGCTCACACACAGCAGGCCTCCCACTCCTGCTCACCTTCCCGGGCTGCCTCTCTCCACTCATGATATCTGTACCTGCCCTGATGCTCAAATTAGAAGCTTTGCATCAGCCTTGATCTCTCCCTTATTTCGCTTATCTGACCAATTCACAGTTTCTCCCTCAGAAAGGTCTCTCTTTTCCTCACTTGCCTAGCTCTGTCATTGCCTCTCATTTGGACTTTTATGGCACCTAATAATATGATTAAAGTTTATTGACCACAGTACAGACTTGATATGCATTTAAATATACAGCAGCCTATGAGGAAGATGTTactaatattattgttattatcattttacagatgaagagaaaacAAGTTTCAGAGAAATTAAGCAGTTTCTTAAATTCTCAAAGCTGCTGTTGGATTTGAACTTAGATCTGATTTCAGAGCCTCCACCATCTTTGAAATCTTCCTAATTGCTGCAAAATTTCCCTTCTTGAGCCCTTGTTTCAATCCACACTGCCGTCTCCTTTCCTCTGAATGATCTGTTAATCACTCTTCAAGAATCATCTTACACAGCATCTCTTCTCTTTCCAGGTTCTCCAGGGTAGAAGTAGATGCTTTTGCTGGGATTCCACAGCACTCTGTACACGCATCAACCTTGgccattattattttgtattttaattatcagCCTACACATCCTTGAGGGAAGAAACCTCTAATTAATATTCGTATTTACAATATTTCTACTCAGTAGGAGCTGGGTAGATTTTTATTAAAGGAATGTTTCTATAAATACTGTTCATTGGGGAATTTAAtacttgctcttttatttttataggaatgctattcatttttttctactaaaatgTAAACTTAGCAGTTGGGAgtaactgcttttttaaaaaaatcattcaacaTCTGTTTATTCAGTGGGAAATAGTACTTCAAAATAGCCTGAACAggcacagtttttttttgttttcctgtatactttattttattattatttttattgaggtatagttgatttactatattatattagttttcaggtgtacaacatagggattcaaaatttttatagattatactccatttgaagttatcttaaaatattggcagtattctctgtgctgtttaatatatccttatagcttattatttatatatagtagtttgtacctcttaatacttgctttttaaactaacccctccttccccttttggTTTTCTATTATCAACATAGGGAGATTTTAATAAGAAATCCATTTCCACTTGTCCCCCAAGTTCCCACTCCTGTTTCGTATGTGGTGACCTCTATTTACTCTGATATCTTTGTTCCCTCAGCCTCTTTTTCTGTGCCACCCCATATGCCTGTATTCTATTTTCCCCAAGTTTTGCTTTCTGCTAAGCAACAGGTAATGTGTCAGCACTAGTGTTTCACTGCTCACTTAAAGCTTGAGTTCAGATgctgtttttcatcttttatgaCTATGATGGAAATTTCAGGTCCTAGATATGGGAAAGATATTTTGGGGCAGTAGGATCTTATGATTTTCTTCAAATCACACCCCATTATGTCTTTGAAGAAAGCTTCATACATATCTTTTCTGTAATCATCCTTCCAAAATTGGTAAAAAGTCCTTTGCAGTTGCCAAAACTGTGGTGTGACTGATAAGTTATAAACAGGAAAGTGTTCGTCTCTGCCAAGATGCCAAGATGCTTGAATCTGAATTGTACAAATCTCTGTCTCTTTTTGGAGAAgataagactttatttttatgagGAAACAATGAAGGCTTATCTTGTACATCTccagaatttgaaaatatatatctaaaaatggggaaaaaatcattaaTATATCCAGGTTCTGATATCAGAACTCTAacaatatgtttttaatttattaatctgaaaatataaggataaaacaaatatcatgtaaaAATGTGTTAATGTGAATATATCATTGTAGCCATTTGATATATACAATCaatttttgaattgttttaataaaatgaaatatttattaatttttaaaaatcctaagaaaaacaaacaggattTAAGATAGTAAgttaaaataatctgaaaactaATTTAACTGTCAGTCACATGAAACACATACTTCCACATAGAGTTCTTAAACAGATAGCACTTTAAGTTTAAATTCTCTGTTCCTAAGTAAAACAATTTAGAACTCCCTCAATTGGTGTTAAACCCAGAATAGTTCATTATCCACTTTCCCATGAAAACATCAATTTTTGGAAGAATTCCTCTTCAAAATGAGTCCAAGCTTGAAGGAAGTGATGAATACATTAGTAATGGGATGTAAAAGCACACTGCATGTGGCTCATTCCATCAGCTAGCCccagttctttattttatatgtgaagaaactgaggcctattGGTACTGGAGGTACAGAGAGAGACATGAGGTGCGTGAATAGGCGCTAATCCAGTTGCTTGGTCCAAAGCTTTTTGTTTCTTGTCACCATGTGGCACCTTGCTTCCCCAACATGAGGTGAACGTGCTctgagggctgggcagagggactGTATTTGGAAGGTAAAATCAGTACATAAGCAAAACTGAAAATTCTAGACTTATCCTGTGTTGGAGTGCAAGGGGAAAAATAAGTAGCAAAGGATGTTGGTTATTCCATTTATTAGTTACATCAGTGTTTGGCTGACTTAGTATAATTTGTGTGAGAAGGGTTCAAGGTGTCCTGAAACCATGTGTCTCGAGGCCATGGATGGATGACCTTTCTGACTTGCCCATGCATATACTCATTTGCTGATGGAGTGAGACGAGGAGACTATTTGAAACGCGTGGAAACATTTCTTTTCTGGCATATTGTGCCTAGGGATCATTATCAAGTTCAGATATCTAAGACTTAAACCTGTGTTCTTatactggtatttttaaaagaaataaattcagtGGATTAGATAAAATTGGACTACTGTGGTAACACCTTCTACAAGTAACTAGAGCCCCCATTAATCAGCTTTAtactttttaacaaaaaatgttCTCTTGCACAGCTAATTCTCTTTCCCAGAAATGAACCCCTGAATACTGATTCTATATTATAATAATTCTTTGTTTAATGAGAATAATTCCAGTTAATATTTATCTTCATGTGATACAGCTTAGGTTTATaggcattttaaaatagtaatgcTATTTCAGTCAAACTTGAGACCCGAGAAACACTTTTCATACTAAAACTAAAAATCTTGATCAGAAATTTCCTACAGttaattctttggaaaaatgatattaaatattttaagtatcttATTCTTTATCAAAAGTAAAGAATATTTATCCATTACTAAGGAACATTTATCCTGTGCTATGTGCTCAACAAAGCAAGTGAAATAGACATGAGTTCTTTCCTCTGGAATATTCTGACAGATTCTAAGAAGCTTCTATGACAGGGAAGATAAAAAGTCTTTTACCAGAAAAATTACTTTATCatgtctttgaaaaaaatcacatatttataaagtttttagtttatatttggAATTATTGATTATCAAGACCATCATGATGGATTCAAATTGTGAGGAGAAAAACCTCAACATATAGGAACCAAATTTTCTACCCTATAGCAATAtaagtatgaaaataaatgaggaaattcaTACATTTAAATAGCTTAGACTCATTTGGAATTTTTCATATGTAGAAGATATATGCAATATAGAAGTTCAGTTATGAAAGTAATAGTAGGAAGATTTTATAGGTAAAATATCTCTCAAGAACACATCTTTTTATATGACTTATGATATAATACAATTGATTATACTTTGAGTACCAAATTTGTCTACTAATTAAAGTTATTACGAGCACTCTAAAGAGTACATTTACACTAGAGACAAAACTCATATAGCTACAGTTTTTAAAGAACTGATCTGTGCATTATGACAGAAAAATttcattaataagaaaacatCCATCTAGTTGGATTTCTACAGTAAAAACTTTATCGCACTGTTGTCATGAAGAAAGACCTTCCTTCTCCTTGCATATTAAGTGAGCTATGTAGGTATGCCATAAATTGTGTTATTCATGTTATAAGAGTTCTGTAGTCCATCCTTTCAGAATCTGTTTCTCTTTGAGAACTAGAAATCAATTTATAGTTTGATTTCTTCTATTTCATTCCTActccatttctgattttttttttaatttatgtatttaatttatttatttttggctgcattgggtctttgttgctgcacgcgggctttctctagttgcggcgagtgggggctactctttgttgtggtgcgcaggcttctcattgcggtggcttctcctgttgcagagcttaggctctaggcgcgcgggcttcagtagttgtggctcatggggtctagagtgcaggctcagtagttgtggcgcacgggcttagttgctccgcagcatgtgggatcttcccggcccagggctcaaacccgtgtcccctgcattggcaagtggattcttcttaaccactgcgccaccagggaagcccagatttttttttttcatatatatatattaaaagcacAAAGCCAGGACTTTCAGTATACCAGCTTCAATTTAAACTTTTGAGTGGTGGTCAAGAATTGTTGTTGGGTTGAATAGTCTTCAGAAGTTTCTGGTACATTTCTGACTTTAGAAACCTGGGATAGGAATCCCTTTCCATGTGCATATGCACTATTTTTTGAGCCTCTTCAAAACAAGTTTGAGTGGGTTCTTGAATATTCTTGATGATGGTTTCTCTTGTCGAACTGTCAATGTTAATCTGAAAAGTGAAATTACATGTAGAACATAAGTAGGCATAATTGAAGTTGAAAATGGAATGgaaaggtttaatttttttcctcctctccttttcaGTGGAATAGGGTAATTTTGTTTGCAGTTTCATTGGTATCTTAAAAGACTGATAAGAGATAAGCTACTTGcttttgaaaaagtaaacatCCAACTCCACAtcccagatttaaaaaaaaacaccccgccccgccccccaccacaaCAAAACATGAGGGCCAAGACCAGGGAAATACCAGAAACCGTTGCTTCCTTAGGCAGATGCAAGTGGTGTATTAGTGGAGTCTGCAAGCAAGGAGTTTATGAGATGGAGGCCTCTTTTAAAGTAAAGGGAAATCGGGGCTATTTTGAAGTTTATCTTCCTTAAACAGTCATGAACGTTGATTTAACTGACTATGCCCTGAAATGGGAAGAAAGTGAAGAGAAGTGGAGAAATAGAGGAGAGAAGTGGTTATTCAATAAACCAAGTATTTTCCAGACAAGAGTTTTGAGGAACAAGTCGGTAATGTTGGACTCTCCTGAAAGACAGGAATCTCATGAACCACCCTCTACCCTTATCCTCTTGACCAGAACTTTCATTCCTCATTTTCTCTCCACCAGCAGGAGTCTCAGGGTGTCCGTTTCATTCATgactctttatttccttcctacaGTCGTAAGTGATTGGCAGGCATGTCGGCGTGAATGTTCGCTGGGTTTGCTGGTTTTAAACTAAGGTGAGCGGTGATGGCACACTTTGCCCACCCTCACTGGGGAAGTCACCACGTCTATTCTATCTGTTGTTTCTTGTAGCAGAGTCAGTTTTTAcaaggacttctttttttttttttcactttcctggGAATTAAGATAACTTAATGAGGAGacgctttggagccagacaggcCTAACTTTCCTACTTAGCTGCTGTGTGACACTGAAGAAGTTAAATTAACTTCTCAGATTCTCaggtttcttatctgtaaagtaagGTTAACAATACTGACTACATAGCAATATAGGAGGTACTGGCTGTAAAGTGCTGGCACATACGTGTGCTTGACAGACACTAACACTTTCCTGGGGTGTATTGATTTCCGGTTGCCGGCATTGTCAGGTGTGGTTACCTCTCTAGGGGACTGTGGCTGGATGTAAGTCCTATAAAGCTTCTTGGCTCTAGAAGTTCTGCTCCTCTGTGAGGCAACTTTCTTATAGGTTTCACACGCCATccagaatttaatattttcatcactgtGCTCCATTTTTAAGTATGCTGCATAGACTACCGGACCATCTAAAAGTAGAGgagaaatcattttattttcctgggtCAGCATCCTAAAAATATCTGAACAATATGTAATGCAGTTTAAAACTAACATCTGAATCAGAGCTCCCAAATTATTTAACAAGTGAGTATTATataatgatacacacacacacacacacacacacacacacacacacacacacgtgcacacacacacaccctacatcTTAGTTACATCTATGCATCTGAAGCATGTTTTGACAGTGCCAGTTAGTGGTGGgatcattccttcattcctttattcCGTGTTACTCAGAGAAAAATGCCCACTAGTGTGGCTGGGTCTAGGATGGAATAGGTCACAAGGACCCAGAAACAGGACTTAAATGGCCTCAGTGGGAGAGAGCTCTGATCATGAACCTGACATGAAAAATCTAAAACCTCAATACAACCTGGAGGGTAAGAGCAAGGTTTAGAATCTAAACAGGCAGGTCAGGGTTGAAAGGAAAATGTCCAGACCATGTAGAAGTGATAAACTGATGAGGCTGTGTAGCCTGGGGTGTTTCTCATATCCAGTTAGAGCAGGAGAACATGGATAATGAACAATTCAACTTCATATCCATGGTTTATGGTTCACACCAGAAATGAAGGATGAGGCAGGGAATGGAATTTGGATAGGGTGTTGGAAACTACCTCAAAATCCAGAACAGGACAGTGAGGATGTGCAGAACAACCATTAAGTGGCACTTGATGCCAGGATCAGTGGGCATCCTCAGCTCTGGTCTTTTCTGAAGTGGGAAGATAGGGGCAAACGTGTGGGAGGAACTTTCCCAATTGAGCCACTATCTTGTGGGCACCAGTGTTTGAAGAAGAGGGTTAAGTGAGTTTTCACAAATCTAACACATTAGTCAGAATCTTTGGGGGGATCAAGTATTCTCAAGATTCAAGATGAACCctctgagaaaaatattaaacttcTTTTGGTGACTAGGAAGTCTCTTGGCATATCTGAGCAATTGAATTGCTAAATGATAAGGCAATGTAACTTTCCAGTGATAGTGACAGAAATGTGTATGTAGGCGCATTGAACACGTGATGAAACATAGGATTTTGACTAACAGTGTCTTAGTATTGTTAACTGTTACAAGAAATGATAGTAATCAGAGGGAATAGCAATGGTGAGTAAAATCATATTTTCCTAGATCTTCACATTAGAGATTGGATCTAATGAGTTTCCTAGCACCAGAAAGCCAGGCTCCTTGACTCCTTGGCTTCTACTGCTCTGTCAGCACTgatacaaaaacaaagacaaaaattaagGTATTCTGTATTCAAGAGAAAAACTCAGAGGCAGATTCTAATAACACCTTCTAAGGAGGCATTAGGGTTGGGGAAAGCTGTTGATCTGCAAGAAATGTGCTATCCTAGGAAG
The sequence above is drawn from the Tursiops truncatus isolate mTurTru1 chromosome 1, mTurTru1.mat.Y, whole genome shotgun sequence genome and encodes:
- the RGS13 gene encoding regulator of G-protein signaling 13, yielding MSRRNCWICKMCRDDSKRPPSNLTLEEALQWAQSFEKLMATKYGPVVYAAYLKMEHSDENIKFWMACETYKKVASQRSRTSRAKKLYRTYIQPQSPREINIDSSTRETIIKNIQEPTQTCFEEAQKIVHMHMERDSYPRFLKSEMYQKLLKTIQPNNNS